In a genomic window of Labrys wisconsinensis:
- a CDS encoding AAA family ATPase has protein sequence MSPSFAELVEGLATAGYIADEGTATAVQLALALDKPLLVEGAPGVGKTSIAQALAAMLGRRLIRLQCHDGIDAGQALYEWNHARQLLAIRAHQAGPLEALYGDDYLIERPLLAALRAGAQCVLLIDEIDRADDAFEAFLLEFLGEGQITIPERGTLKATTRPLAVLTSNRTRELHEALRRRCLYHWIDYPAPEREAAIVRLHNPSLPERAATSLVAAVGGARRLPLLKKPGVSESIDWSRGAAALAANGTAWPEALRRSLGLLVKDQEDFDLMLREATRILEEAGV, from the coding sequence ATGTCCCCCTCCTTCGCCGAGCTGGTCGAGGGCCTCGCTACCGCCGGCTACATCGCCGACGAGGGCACGGCCACGGCCGTGCAGCTGGCGCTCGCCCTCGACAAGCCGCTGCTGGTCGAGGGCGCGCCGGGCGTCGGCAAGACCTCGATCGCGCAGGCGCTGGCAGCCATGCTCGGCCGCCGGCTGATCCGCCTGCAATGCCACGATGGCATCGATGCCGGCCAGGCGCTCTACGAATGGAACCATGCCCGCCAGCTCCTGGCGATCCGCGCCCACCAGGCCGGGCCGCTGGAGGCGCTCTATGGCGACGACTACCTGATCGAGCGCCCGCTCCTGGCCGCGCTGCGCGCCGGTGCCCAATGCGTGCTGCTGATCGACGAGATCGACCGCGCCGACGACGCCTTCGAGGCCTTCCTCCTGGAATTCCTGGGCGAGGGCCAGATCACCATCCCCGAACGCGGCACGCTGAAAGCGACGACGCGGCCGCTGGCCGTGCTGACCTCCAACCGCACGCGCGAGCTGCACGAGGCGCTGAGACGGCGCTGTCTCTACCACTGGATCGACTATCCCGCGCCCGAGCGGGAGGCGGCGATCGTCCGCCTGCACAATCCGTCCCTGCCCGAGCGTGCTGCGACCAGCCTGGTGGCGGCAGTCGGCGGGGCGCGCCGCCTGCCGCTGCTGAAGAAGCCAGGCGTCTCCGAGAGCATCGACTGGTCGCGCGGGGCGGCAGCGCTCGCCGCAAACGGCACGGCCTGGCCGGAGGCGCTGCGCCGCTCGCTCGGACTCCTGGTGAAGGACCAGGAGGATTTCGACCTGATGCTGCGCGAGGCGACGCGGATCCTGGAGGAGGCCGGGGTGTGA
- a CDS encoding xanthine dehydrogenase family protein molybdopterin-binding subunit, whose protein sequence is MEHIDKSFFAGERDDAVAVVGTSHQRVDTRAHVQGRTAYYEDRRFPGMLHLKMVRSPHHHALIRSVDVAPALTVPGVVRVLTHQDVPSNWYTILRLIGVGPNDEPVLPEDRVLYRGEQVVAVLADSPQAAAEGAAKVKVAYERLPAVFDVEEALKPGAPVIKPHGTNYFVYEGHHCRRVRFGDVDKAFARADFILEERYQSSPIEHAPTETTGCIVVPEGNGRLTIHSDTQACFFTLDNAALILDVPFGKLRVVGGTVGGGFGGKVDVMVEPIAAIGAMLTGRPVKFAYTRAEEMQVSSPRAAERIIVKDGVAADGRIIARKVTLYVDAGAYSRHSPYGTTKAAAHMPGPYSIPNVWVDAHCVYTNRTPSSAMRGFGVTIGDFALECQMDKIARRLGLHPLELRMLNAYRDGDMKAHQKKVEGAALVEVMQVAAKAAGVELGERFRAMSSLHRGGL, encoded by the coding sequence ATGGAGCATATCGACAAGAGCTTCTTCGCCGGCGAGCGCGACGATGCGGTCGCCGTGGTCGGCACCTCGCACCAGCGCGTCGACACCCGCGCCCATGTCCAGGGCCGGACCGCCTATTACGAGGACCGGCGCTTCCCCGGCATGCTGCACCTGAAGATGGTGCGCAGCCCGCATCACCATGCCCTCATCCGCAGCGTCGACGTCGCCCCGGCCCTGACCGTCCCCGGCGTGGTGCGCGTGCTCACCCACCAGGACGTGCCGAGCAACTGGTACACGATCCTGCGCCTGATCGGCGTCGGCCCGAACGACGAGCCGGTGCTGCCGGAGGACCGGGTGCTCTACAGGGGCGAGCAGGTCGTGGCCGTGCTCGCCGACAGCCCGCAGGCGGCGGCCGAGGGCGCGGCCAAGGTCAAGGTTGCCTACGAGCGGCTGCCGGCCGTCTTCGACGTCGAGGAGGCGCTGAAGCCGGGCGCGCCGGTCATCAAGCCGCATGGCACCAATTATTTCGTCTACGAGGGCCATCATTGCCGGCGCGTGCGCTTCGGCGATGTCGACAAGGCCTTCGCCCGGGCCGACTTCATCCTGGAGGAGCGCTACCAGTCGTCGCCGATCGAGCATGCGCCGACCGAGACCACCGGCTGCATCGTCGTGCCCGAGGGCAATGGCCGCCTCACCATCCATTCCGACACCCAGGCCTGCTTCTTCACCCTCGACAATGCGGCGCTGATCCTCGACGTGCCGTTCGGCAAGCTGCGGGTGGTCGGCGGCACGGTCGGCGGCGGCTTCGGCGGCAAGGTCGACGTCATGGTCGAGCCGATCGCCGCCATCGGCGCCATGCTGACGGGGCGGCCTGTGAAGTTCGCCTATACCAGGGCGGAGGAGATGCAGGTCTCCTCGCCCCGGGCGGCCGAGCGCATCATCGTCAAGGATGGCGTCGCCGCGGACGGGCGCATCATCGCCCGCAAGGTGACGCTCTATGTCGATGCCGGCGCCTATTCCAGGCACAGCCCCTACGGCACCACCAAGGCGGCGGCGCATATGCCGGGGCCCTATTCGATCCCGAACGTCTGGGTCGACGCGCATTGCGTCTACACCAACCGCACGCCCTCCTCGGCCATGCGCGGCTTCGGCGTCACCATCGGCGACTTCGCCCTGGAATGCCAGATGGACAAGATCGCCCGGCGGCTCGGCCTGCATCCCCTGGAGCTGCGCATGCTCAACGCCTATCGCGACGGCGACATGAAAGCCCACCAGAAAAAGGTCGAGGGCGCGGCGCTGGTGGAGGTGATGCAGGTTGCGGCGAAGGCGGCGGGCGTCGAGCTGGGCGAGCGTTTCCGGGCGATGTCGTCGCTGCACCGGGGAGGCTTGTGA
- a CDS encoding vWA domain-containing protein encodes MNCSATAVLDDLPRRLRSAGLPVTPDMIQDFLAALATIPFDAPGELYWIARTVFLKSPEALPCFDQAFRGWLHGLAPPALERPGEAGEDEQRLDQRGSVRSAIRIETGEGGGLEAADADGTGARRTRPLPSSLRARAAAEASRAAMPRRLSRRLVPARRGAIDLAKTLRQDRTLAGAFKPVPRRGRPHMPRRLLMLVDVSGSMKSVSPDALAVAHALVRALPATEVFCFGTRLTRVTRLLARADLDVAMARLADILTDWDGGTRIGDSLAAFLERSHHATLVRGAVVAIVSDGFERGDPARMVQATARLARLAHRLIWASPMLADPRYQPQTRAMQAVLASIDRMADAASIAAWMGFPAALAAAQARPRGSAATQFRLGGSA; translated from the coding sequence ATGAACTGCTCCGCCACCGCCGTTCTCGACGACCTGCCCCGGCGCCTGCGCTCCGCCGGGCTGCCGGTCACCCCCGACATGATCCAGGATTTCCTCGCCGCCCTCGCGACGATCCCGTTCGATGCGCCGGGCGAGCTCTACTGGATCGCCCGGACGGTCTTCCTGAAAAGCCCCGAGGCCCTGCCCTGCTTCGACCAGGCCTTTCGCGGCTGGCTGCACGGCCTGGCGCCGCCGGCGCTGGAGCGGCCGGGCGAGGCCGGCGAGGACGAGCAGCGCCTCGATCAGCGCGGCTCGGTCCGGTCCGCTATCCGGATCGAAACCGGCGAAGGCGGCGGCCTGGAGGCGGCGGATGCCGACGGGACCGGCGCCAGGCGGACCCGGCCCCTGCCCTCCTCCCTGCGGGCGCGGGCCGCGGCCGAGGCGAGCCGCGCCGCCATGCCCCGAAGGCTCTCGCGCCGGCTTGTGCCGGCCCGCCGCGGCGCCATCGACCTGGCCAAGACCCTGCGTCAGGACCGTACCCTTGCCGGCGCCTTCAAGCCGGTGCCGCGCCGCGGCCGCCCGCACATGCCGCGGCGGCTCCTGATGCTGGTCGATGTGTCCGGCTCGATGAAGTCCGTCTCGCCGGACGCCCTGGCCGTGGCGCATGCCCTGGTCCGCGCCTTGCCGGCGACCGAGGTGTTCTGCTTCGGCACCCGCCTGACGCGGGTGACGCGCCTGCTCGCCCGCGCCGATCTCGACGTCGCCATGGCACGGCTGGCGGACATCCTGACGGACTGGGACGGCGGCACACGCATCGGCGACAGCCTCGCGGCCTTCCTTGAGCGCTCCCACCATGCCACCCTGGTGCGCGGCGCCGTGGTTGCGATCGTCTCCGACGGGTTCGAGCGCGGCGATCCCGCGCGAATGGTCCAGGCGACGGCCCGGCTCGCGCGCCTGGCGCATCGCCTGATCTGGGCGAGCCCGATGCTGGCCGACCCGCGCTACCAGCCGCAGACGCGGGCGATGCAGGCCGTGCTGGCCTCGATCGACCGGATGGCGGACGCCGCCTCGATCGCGGCGTGGATGGGTTTCCCCGCGGCCCTCGCCGCGGCGCAGGCCCGCCCGCGCGGCTCGGCCGCGACGCAGTTTCGACTGGGAGGTTCGGCATGA
- a CDS encoding M24 family metallopeptidase codes for MERAGASTEHAGGLPFDGGKLDALMEAAGLDALILTSKHNIQYLLGGYRFFFFDAMDALGLSRYLPVLVYARGRAPDAAYIGNPMESYERELGRFWVPTVIAKSWGTLDAAELAAEQITKLGLADKRIGVEMAFLPADAFLRLREKLPNATFAEAIVPLERLRAVKTPAELELLRLASEKVVDSMQTVIAGHGPGATKRQLAEALKREEVARGLTFEYCLITAGKSHNRAPSDQVWGEGDVLTLDSGGNYRGYIGDVCRMAIQGEPDAELVDLLGEVDAIQMAARGPVKAGARGGDVFTPALALLERSKHKGYTHFTAHGMGMIAHEAPRLTGKGFVPYPGYDEDRPLEAGMVLSIETTMLHPSRGYIKLEDTVAVTDIGWIGFGDTARGWNRGGTGV; via the coding sequence ATGGAACGCGCCGGTGCAAGCACGGAGCATGCGGGCGGCCTGCCCTTCGATGGGGGCAAGCTTGACGCCCTGATGGAGGCGGCGGGCCTCGACGCCCTCATCCTCACATCGAAGCACAACATCCAGTATCTCCTCGGCGGCTACCGGTTCTTCTTCTTCGACGCGATGGACGCGCTCGGCCTCAGCCGCTACCTGCCGGTGCTGGTCTATGCCAGGGGCCGCGCCCCGGACGCCGCCTATATCGGCAACCCGATGGAATCCTACGAGCGCGAGCTCGGCCGCTTCTGGGTGCCGACGGTCATCGCCAAGAGCTGGGGCACGCTCGATGCGGCCGAGCTCGCAGCCGAGCAGATCACGAAGCTCGGCCTCGCGGACAAGCGGATCGGCGTGGAGATGGCGTTCCTGCCCGCCGACGCCTTCCTGCGGCTGAGGGAAAAGCTGCCGAACGCGACCTTCGCGGAAGCGATCGTGCCGTTGGAGCGGCTGCGCGCCGTCAAGACACCGGCCGAGCTGGAGCTGCTGCGCCTCGCCTCGGAGAAGGTGGTGGACTCCATGCAGACCGTGATCGCCGGCCACGGCCCGGGCGCGACCAAGCGCCAGCTCGCCGAGGCCCTGAAGCGCGAGGAAGTGGCGCGCGGCCTCACCTTCGAATATTGCCTGATCACCGCCGGCAAGAGCCACAACCGCGCCCCCTCCGACCAGGTCTGGGGCGAGGGCGACGTGCTGACGCTCGATTCCGGCGGCAATTACCGCGGCTATATCGGCGACGTCTGCCGCATGGCGATCCAGGGGGAGCCGGATGCCGAGCTCGTCGACCTGCTCGGCGAGGTCGACGCGATCCAGATGGCCGCGCGCGGTCCGGTGAAGGCCGGTGCGCGCGGCGGCGACGTGTTCACCCCGGCGCTGGCGCTGCTGGAGCGCTCGAAGCACAAGGGCTATACCCATTTCACCGCCCACGGCATGGGCATGATCGCCCACGAGGCGCCGCGGCTGACCGGCAAGGGCTTCGTGCCCTATCCCGGCTATGACGAGGACCGGCCGCTGGAAGCCGGCATGGTGCTCTCGATCGAGACGACCATGCTCCATCCCAGCCGCGGCTACATCAAGCTGGAGGACACGGTGGCGGTGACGGACATCGGCTGGATCGGCTTCGGCGACACGGCGCGGGGATGGAATCGCGGGGGGACGGGGGTTTAG
- a CDS encoding FAD binding domain-containing protein — MLEAVARPQSARLALPSLKGRQVAILAGGTLIIPAVNAGTSGLRTLVSLDRSGLSAIRIGKDRVTLGAMVRLAAIGREPALAALHPVISAIGHPTLRNSATVGGNLFAPAPYGDLAVALLALDASVTTEGPAGSATRRLEAWLAERHEGEIVTHLRFTLPAPGALRFRKAMRRTHNSAAIVTVAALLDIQDGTVRASRIALGGVGPRPLRAPSAEAALAGRPLTEAALAGRPLTEAALAGRPLTEATVRAAGEAARADIRPVDDAYASAWYRRQVLPVHVRRALLGETSGSPE; from the coding sequence ATGCTGGAGGCTGTGGCGCGCCCGCAGTCCGCCAGGCTTGCGCTGCCGTCGCTGAAGGGCCGGCAGGTCGCGATCCTCGCGGGGGGCACGTTGATCATCCCGGCGGTCAATGCCGGCACCAGCGGCCTGAGGACGCTCGTCAGCCTCGACCGCTCCGGACTTTCGGCCATCCGGATCGGCAAGGACCGCGTGACGCTGGGCGCCATGGTGCGGCTCGCGGCGATCGGGCGCGAGCCGGCGCTGGCGGCGCTGCATCCGGTGATCTCAGCCATCGGCCACCCGACCCTGCGCAACTCGGCCACGGTCGGCGGCAACCTGTTCGCGCCCGCCCCCTATGGCGACCTCGCGGTGGCGCTGCTGGCGCTCGACGCCAGCGTCACGACCGAAGGCCCCGCCGGATCGGCGACCCGCAGGCTGGAGGCCTGGCTCGCCGAGCGGCACGAGGGCGAGATCGTCACCCATCTGCGCTTCACCCTGCCGGCACCCGGGGCCCTGCGCTTCCGCAAGGCGATGCGGCGCACCCACAACTCGGCGGCGATCGTCACCGTCGCGGCGCTGCTCGACATCCAGGACGGCACGGTGAGGGCGAGCCGCATCGCCCTCGGCGGCGTCGGGCCGCGGCCGCTGCGCGCGCCCTCGGCCGAGGCGGCGCTCGCCGGCAGGCCGCTGACCGAGGCGGCGCTCGCCGGCAGGCCGCTGACCGAGGCGGCGCTCGCCGGCAGGCCGCTGACCGAGGCGACGGTCCGGGCGGCCGGCGAAGCGGCGCGGGCCGATATCCGCCCGGTCGACGACGCCTATGCCAGCGCCTGGTACCGGCGGCAGGTGCTGCCGGTGCATGTGCGTCGCGCCCTGCTCGGCGAAACCTCGGGGAGCCCGGAATGA
- a CDS encoding GntR family transcriptional regulator, with translation MSVVRVTFREQVKDTLMRRIVDGTYPPGTRLIELKLAREFGVSQAPVREAIREIETIGLVLSQPHKGAVVGDFAARVDEAYTVRGALEEAATRLAVGRLGDIAALQAEVDAMADAATRRDIEALKHHSVAFHRLIVEACGNQLLASIWNSLQIETRTTLTLLHPDLDLMQAALSHQPIVDAIASGDSERAARVAREHQAYFEEATAPRQSAPAPKAAGA, from the coding sequence ATGAGCGTCGTCCGCGTCACCTTCCGCGAGCAGGTCAAGGACACGCTGATGCGCCGCATCGTCGACGGCACCTATCCGCCGGGCACGCGGCTGATCGAGCTGAAGCTCGCCCGCGAGTTCGGCGTGTCCCAGGCGCCGGTGCGCGAGGCGATCCGCGAGATCGAAACGATCGGCCTCGTCCTCTCCCAGCCGCACAAGGGCGCCGTGGTCGGCGATTTTGCCGCCCGCGTCGACGAGGCCTACACCGTGCGCGGCGCGCTGGAGGAGGCGGCGACGCGCCTGGCGGTCGGGCGGCTCGGCGACATCGCCGCCCTGCAGGCCGAGGTCGACGCCATGGCCGATGCCGCCACGCGCCGCGACATCGAGGCGCTGAAGCACCACAGCGTCGCCTTCCACCGCCTGATCGTCGAGGCCTGCGGCAACCAGCTCCTGGCCTCGATCTGGAACTCGCTGCAGATCGAGACCCGCACCACGCTGACGCTGCTGCACCCGGACCTCGACCTGATGCAGGCGGCGTTGTCGCACCAGCCGATCGTCGATGCCATCGCCAGCGGCGACAGCGAGCGCGCCGCCCGCGTCGCCCGCGAGCATCAGGCCTATTTCGAGGAGGCGACGGCCCCGCGCCAATCGGCACCGGCGCCGAAGGCGGCGGGCGCCTGA
- a CDS encoding YnfA family protein encodes MRTVLIYAAAALAEIGGCFAAWAWLRLGRSVWWLAPGLASLALFAFLLTLVDSAAAGRAYAAYGGVYIIASLLWLWGVEGVRPDRWDMAGAAICLAGAAVILWGPRPA; translated from the coding sequence ATGCGGACGGTGCTGATCTATGCGGCCGCCGCCCTGGCCGAGATCGGCGGCTGCTTCGCGGCCTGGGCTTGGCTGCGGCTGGGCAGATCCGTCTGGTGGCTGGCGCCGGGCCTCGCCTCGCTGGCGCTGTTCGCGTTCCTGCTGACCCTGGTCGACAGCGCCGCGGCCGGGCGGGCCTATGCCGCCTATGGCGGCGTCTACATCATCGCCTCGCTGCTCTGGCTCTGGGGCGTCGAGGGCGTCAGGCCGGACCGCTGGGACATGGCCGGGGCTGCGATCTGTCTGGCCGGCGCCGCGGTGATCCTCTGGGGACCTCGCCCGGCCTGA
- a CDS encoding amidohydrolase family protein: MTGIIDAHHHIWRQADLPWLSGPMLPRIFGPYESIRRDYPPEEYIADAAPHGVTGSVYVQANWAPARGLDEARWVQGEHERTGWPTAQVAYADLAGPDVAAELRALAAIPTVRGIRQQLHWHETPLYRFAARPDLMNDPAWRRGFALLGEHGLLFELQIFTAQFADGARLAADFPGTPFVLMHCGMPEDLLEAGFAAWREGLKRLAERPNMHVKLSGLGTFVRCNDPAHIARIVHETVAAFGPARCVFGSNFPIEKLWCGYGELIGAFRDALADHQPADREAMLAGNARRLYRL, translated from the coding sequence ATGACCGGCATCATCGACGCCCATCACCATATCTGGCGGCAGGCGGACCTGCCCTGGCTCTCGGGACCGATGCTGCCGCGCATCTTCGGCCCCTATGAGTCGATCCGCCGCGACTATCCTCCGGAGGAATACATCGCCGACGCCGCGCCGCATGGCGTCACCGGCAGCGTCTACGTCCAGGCCAACTGGGCACCGGCGCGGGGCCTCGACGAGGCGCGCTGGGTCCAGGGCGAGCACGAGCGCACGGGCTGGCCGACGGCGCAGGTTGCCTATGCCGACCTCGCCGGCCCCGATGTCGCGGCAGAGCTGCGAGCGCTGGCGGCTATCCCGACCGTGCGGGGCATCCGCCAGCAGCTCCACTGGCACGAGACGCCGCTCTACCGCTTCGCCGCCCGGCCCGACCTGATGAACGACCCGGCCTGGCGGCGCGGCTTCGCCCTGCTCGGCGAGCACGGCCTGCTGTTCGAGCTGCAGATCTTCACCGCGCAATTCGCCGACGGCGCCCGGCTCGCCGCCGATTTCCCCGGCACGCCCTTCGTGCTGATGCATTGCGGCATGCCGGAGGACCTCTTGGAGGCTGGTTTCGCCGCCTGGCGCGAGGGGCTGAAGCGCCTCGCGGAGCGGCCCAACATGCACGTCAAGCTCTCCGGCCTCGGCACCTTCGTCCGCTGCAACGACCCCGCCCACATCGCCAGGATCGTGCACGAGACCGTCGCGGCGTTCGGGCCGGCGCGCTGCGTCTTCGGCAGCAACTTTCCGATCGAGAAGCTATGGTGCGGCTATGGCGAGCTGATCGGTGCCTTCAGGGATGCCCTGGCTGACCATCAGCCGGCGGACCGGGAGGCGATGCTCGCCGGCAATGCGCGGCGGCTCTACCGGTTGTGA
- a CDS encoding xanthine dehydrogenase family protein molybdopterin-binding subunit, translating to MAILRGRGFAAVNYPTGMNLGGDPSQALIHATTTGSFVVTLSSVDLGQGLKSVISQIAAETLGVPYQAIMVDTADTDTGPHCMGTFASRGTHRIGNAVIAAAKEARQVMMEVAALELEVDAEDLEPDHKGKIQVKGAPAKAIGLVDLALAAHFKHARTISGRGMWMKERSFPDPETGKMDPDSCQAHACTIADVEVDDETGIVRVVSLINAYEVGRALNPAMVHQQISGGAWMGVSHALYETTEPYYPDRKCGPLDFQDYLMPGPADTPAMTSVIIERPASNGPYGAKGIGEMTANSPIPAIANAIFDACGARMDEMPFTPERVLRGILAKRKAA from the coding sequence ATGGCGATCCTGAGGGGCCGCGGCTTTGCCGCCGTCAACTATCCCACCGGCATGAACCTCGGCGGCGATCCCTCCCAGGCGCTGATCCATGCCACCACGACAGGCTCCTTCGTGGTGACGCTGTCGAGCGTCGATCTCGGCCAGGGCCTGAAGAGCGTGATCTCGCAGATCGCGGCCGAGACGCTCGGCGTGCCCTACCAGGCGATCATGGTCGACACCGCCGACACCGACACCGGCCCGCACTGCATGGGCACCTTCGCCAGCCGCGGCACCCACCGCATCGGCAATGCCGTGATCGCGGCGGCCAAGGAGGCGAGGCAGGTGATGATGGAGGTCGCGGCGCTGGAGCTTGAGGTCGACGCCGAAGACCTCGAGCCCGACCACAAGGGCAAGATCCAGGTCAAGGGCGCGCCGGCAAAGGCGATCGGCCTGGTCGACCTCGCCCTTGCCGCGCATTTCAAGCACGCGCGTACCATTTCCGGCCGCGGCATGTGGATGAAGGAGCGCAGCTTCCCCGATCCCGAGACCGGCAAGATGGACCCGGACTCCTGCCAGGCCCATGCCTGCACCATCGCCGATGTCGAGGTCGACGACGAGACCGGCATCGTCCGGGTGGTGTCGCTGATCAACGCCTACGAGGTCGGCCGGGCGCTGAACCCGGCCATGGTGCACCAGCAGATCAGCGGCGGCGCCTGGATGGGGGTGAGCCACGCGCTCTACGAGACCACCGAGCCCTATTACCCCGACCGCAAATGCGGCCCGCTCGACTTCCAGGACTACCTGATGCCGGGGCCGGCCGACACGCCCGCCATGACCAGCGTCATCATCGAGCGCCCGGCCTCGAATGGCCCCTACGGCGCCAAGGGCATCGGCGAGATGACCGCCAACTCGCCGATCCCGGCCATCGCCAATGCCATCTTCGACGCCTGCGGCGCCCGCATGGACGAGATGCCGTTCACGCCCGAGCGGGTGTTGCGCGGCATCCTGGCCAAGCGGAAGGCCGCGTGA
- a CDS encoding (2Fe-2S)-binding protein, translating into MKSQPVAIIVNGQVQEILVRPGTTLLRTLRDALDLTGAKAGCEGGTCGTCTVHIDGTPVLACCTLTELVDGGAITTIEGLADGEVLHPIQAAFYEGFATQCGFCNAGMIMAAKGLLDRTLSPSREEAMAAISGNVCRCTGYEAIVDAVLDAAARLRALDRRAA; encoded by the coding sequence ATGAAGTCCCAGCCCGTCGCCATCATCGTCAACGGCCAGGTCCAGGAGATCCTGGTCAGGCCCGGCACCACCCTGCTGCGCACGCTGCGCGATGCTCTCGATCTCACCGGCGCCAAGGCCGGCTGCGAGGGCGGCACTTGCGGCACCTGCACCGTGCATATCGACGGCACGCCCGTCCTCGCCTGCTGCACCCTGACCGAGCTCGTCGACGGCGGCGCGATCACCACCATCGAAGGGCTGGCGGACGGGGAGGTGCTGCACCCGATCCAGGCGGCCTTCTACGAGGGCTTCGCCACCCAGTGCGGCTTCTGCAATGCCGGCATGATCATGGCGGCCAAGGGCCTGCTGGACCGCACGCTCTCGCCCTCGCGCGAGGAGGCGATGGCGGCGATCTCGGGCAATGTCTGCCGCTGTACCGGCTACGAGGCGATCGTCGACGCGGTGCTCGACGCCGCCGCGCGGCTGCGCGCCCTCGACCGCCGGGCGGCGTGA
- a CDS encoding EthD family reductase — MLKVISLLKRKDETSPEAFADWLLNHHAPLARRIPGLRRYTINVLASGADRMGADAVNEMWYDSDEARLAGMGSPEGKAAGADAAANCASRFHVLTVEHPQF, encoded by the coding sequence ATGCTGAAAGTGATTTCGCTGCTCAAGCGCAAGGACGAGACCTCGCCCGAGGCCTTCGCCGACTGGCTGCTGAACCATCACGCGCCGCTGGCCCGCAGGATTCCGGGCCTGCGCCGCTACACCATCAACGTGCTGGCGTCCGGGGCGGACCGGATGGGCGCCGATGCGGTCAACGAGATGTGGTACGACAGCGACGAGGCGCGCCTCGCCGGCATGGGCAGCCCGGAGGGCAAGGCCGCGGGCGCCGACGCCGCGGCCAATTGCGCCTCGCGCTTCCACGTCCTCACCGTCGAGCATCCGCAGTTCTGA